Proteins from a single region of Gossypium arboreum isolate Shixiya-1 chromosome 1, ASM2569848v2, whole genome shotgun sequence:
- the LOC108483237 gene encoding scarecrow-like transcription factor PAT1, with the protein MQTSQKHKITGKCIDWPVQELESYCCPPNQSLEPCQSGSDDGSNSVQHSIPNLERYCTLDSSSSVQNSSSTASFSPDGSPVSQQNYTYPLDLHHSPENTCASPISGSCVIDNENDLGLMIRQLETAMLGIDSGDLDLHAIAASGRATEVSVEAERWKYMKEMIARGDLKELLFACAKAIESNDMYMADCLIAQLRQMVSVSGEPMQRLGAYMLEGLVARLASSGSSIYKALRCKEPASPELLSYMHILYEICPYFKFGYMSANGAIAEAMKEESRVHIIDFQIAQGSQWLTLINALAGRPGGPPSIRITGIDDPTSAFARGGGLEIVGQRLRKLAESCKVPFEFHAAAISGTEVQLENLGIQPGEAIAVNFAMMLHHMPDESVDTQNHRDRLLRLAKSLSPKVVTLVEQEANTNTSPFIRRFLETMGYFSSIFESIDVSMPREHKERINVEQHCLAREIVNIIACEGKERVERYELFGKWRSRFIMAGFTPSPLSPFVNATIKTLLQSYCDKYTLEERDGVLYLGWMDRAIIASCAWRC; encoded by the coding sequence ATGCAAACGTCTCAGAAACATAAAATTACAGGCAAGTGCATTGACTGGCCCGTGCAAGAGCTGGAGTCCTATTGTTGTCCTCCCAACCAGAGCTTAGAGCCATGCCAGTCAGGTTCTGATGATGGCAGCAATAGTGTGCAACATTCAATTCCTAACCTGGAGCGATACTGCACCCTTGATTCATCGTCCAGTGTGCAGAACTCTTCTTCGACAGCCAGTTTTTCACCCGATGGCAGTCCTGTTTCGCAGCAAAACTACACTTACCCATTGGACCTTCATCATTCCCCGGAAAATACATGTGCTTCACCAATAAGTGGTTCTTGTGTAATAGACAATGAAAATGACTTGGGGCTCATGATAAGACAACTGGAAACTGCTATGCTAGGTATCGATTCAGGTGATCTTGACCTTCATGCAATAGCAGCTTCTGGCAGAGCCACTGAAGTTTCCGTAGAAGCGGAGAGGTGGAAATACATGAAAGAGATGATCGCCAGAGGGGACCTGAAAGAACTGCTTTTTGCTTGTGCCAAAGCTATAgaaagtaatgatatgtatatggcTGACTGTTTGATTGCGCAATTACGTCAAATGGTGTCAGTTTCAGGTGAACCAATGCAACGACTAGGAGCCTACATGTTGGAAGGGCTTGTTGCGCGGTTGGCTTCTTCAGGAAGTTCTATTTACAAAGCCCTAAGATGCAAAGAGCCTGCCAGTCCTGAACTGCTTTCATACATGCACATCCTCTATGAAATCTGCCCGTATTTCAAGTTTGGCTATATGTCAGCAAACGGGGCAATTGCTGAAGCCATGAAAGAAGAAAGTAGAGTCCATATAATTGATTTTCAGATTGCCCAAGGAAGCCAATGGTTGACCCTAATCAATGCTCTTGCTGGTCGGCCCGGAGGACCTCCAAGCATCCGTATAACAGGCATTGATGACCCTACATCAGCTTTTGCCAGAGGAGGAGGACTTGAAATAGTGGGGCAGAGACTACGCAAACTTGCTGAGTCATGTAAGGTACCCTTTGAGTTCCATGCTGCCGCTATTTCTGGTACTGAGGTTCAACTTGAAAACCTTGGTATTCAACCTGGTGAAGCCATTGCTGTAAACTTTGCCATGATGCTGCATCACATGCCGGATGAAAGTGTGGACACTCAGAACCATCGGGACAGACTATTGAGGTTGGCCAAGAGTTTGTCCCCAAAGGTGGTGACGCTCGTTGAGCAAGAAGCAAATACAAATACCTCCCCCTTCATTCGCCGTTTCCTAGAGACAATGGGTTATTTTTCGTCTATCTTTGAATCGATTGATGTTAGCATGCCAAGAGAACACAAGGAGCGAATCAACGTTGAACAACACTGTCTGGCGCGGGAGATTGTCAACATTATAGCATGTGAAGGGAAAGAGAGAGTGGAACGTTATGAACTTTTTGGGAAATGGAGATCAAGGTTTATTATGGCTGGCTTTACACCCTCTCCATTAAGTCCATTTGTAAATGCTACCATCAAAACTCTGCTGCAAAGCTATTGCGATAAGTATACTCTTGAAGAGAGAGATGGCGTTCTTTATCTCGGCTGGATGGATCGAGCTATAATTGCTTCTTGTGCATGGAGATGTTAA